From the genome of Gilliamella sp. wkB7, one region includes:
- a CDS encoding anthranilate synthase component 1 yields MNKPTLTQITKTIGYYQDPTQVFYQLCDSRPATLLLESAEIDNKQGIKSVMIVDSALRISALNTKVTIEALTTNGEKLLPLLQQAVDDKVVKTFANAQILTLVFPDIDHLQDEDSRLKSLSVFDALRTLLTVVNVPENSSPDAVFVGGLFCYDLVAGFENLPILSSEQRCQDFCFYLAETLLEINHKDHLSILKATAFTSDTKEIERLTQRLDELQTTLSKPMKPIDSQSLAKIDVSCNKSDDDFNTIVKKMQDAIQQGEIFQAVPSRRFTLPCPKPLSAYQVLKTNNPSPYMFYMQDKDFVLFGASPESALKYTKATNQVEIYPIAGTRPRGLTKNGDIDHDLDSRLELEMRTDKKELAEHLMLVDLARNDLARICEPGTRYTKELLKVDRYSFVMHLVSRVVGQLRQDLDALHAYKATMNMGTLTGAPKVRAMQLIAESEKVKRGSYGGAVGYFTANGDLDTCIVIRSAYVEDGIATVQAGGGVVLDSDPQSESDESRNKARAVVRAIMTAHNVEGVF; encoded by the coding sequence ATGAATAAGCCAACATTAACTCAAATAACCAAAACTATCGGTTATTATCAAGATCCGACTCAGGTGTTTTATCAATTGTGTGATAGCCGACCTGCAACGTTGCTGCTTGAATCGGCTGAAATTGATAATAAGCAAGGCATTAAAAGTGTGATGATTGTTGATAGTGCTTTGCGCATTTCAGCGCTGAATACCAAAGTCACTATTGAAGCGTTAACAACCAATGGTGAAAAACTATTACCTTTGTTGCAACAAGCCGTTGACGATAAAGTGGTTAAAACGTTCGCTAATGCGCAAATATTAACATTAGTTTTTCCTGATATTGATCATCTGCAAGATGAGGATTCACGTTTGAAATCTTTGTCGGTATTTGATGCATTAAGAACCTTGTTAACAGTCGTTAATGTACCAGAAAATTCCAGTCCAGATGCGGTTTTTGTTGGCGGATTATTTTGTTATGATCTGGTCGCGGGATTTGAAAATCTACCAATTTTATCTTCTGAACAGCGTTGCCAAGACTTCTGTTTTTATTTAGCTGAAACACTATTAGAAATAAATCATAAAGATCATCTATCCATTTTAAAAGCAACCGCATTTACGTCTGACACTAAAGAAATTGAACGATTAACGCAAAGATTGGATGAGCTACAAACAACGTTAAGCAAACCGATGAAGCCAATTGATAGCCAATCGCTTGCCAAAATCGATGTAAGTTGCAATAAGAGCGATGATGATTTCAATACCATCGTAAAAAAAATGCAAGATGCCATTCAGCAAGGCGAGATTTTTCAAGCAGTACCATCGAGACGTTTTACATTGCCTTGTCCAAAACCATTATCAGCTTATCAAGTACTAAAAACCAATAATCCAAGTCCTTATATGTTTTATATGCAAGATAAAGATTTTGTGTTATTTGGTGCTTCACCTGAAAGTGCACTTAAATATACTAAGGCAACCAATCAAGTTGAAATCTACCCTATTGCTGGCACACGCCCACGAGGTCTGACCAAAAATGGCGATATTGACCATGATTTGGATAGTCGTTTAGAACTTGAGATGCGAACTGATAAAAAAGAGTTGGCTGAGCACCTAATGCTGGTTGATTTAGCCCGCAATGATTTAGCTCGTATTTGTGAGCCGGGTACACGTTATACTAAAGAGTTGTTGAAAGTCGATCGCTATTCGTTTGTGATGCATTTGGTTTCTCGGGTTGTGGGTCAGCTACGTCAAGATTTAGATGCATTACATGCTTATAAAGCCACGATGAATATGGGTACATTAACTGGCGCACCAAAAGTACGTGCAATGCAATTAATTGCCGAATCCGAAAAAGTGAAACGGGGTAGTTATGGCGGAGCGGTAGGTTATTTTACCGCAAATGGTGATCTTGATACCTGTATTGTGATTCGCAGTGCTTATGTTGAAGATGGCATAGCCACAGTGCAAGCTGGTGGGGGAGTGGTGTTGGATTCGGATCCTCAGTCCGAATCAGACGAGTCACGTAATAAAGCTCGCGCAGTAGTTAGGGCGATTATGACAGCACATAATGTAGAAGGTGTATTCTAA
- the trpD gene encoding bifunctional anthranilate synthase glutamate amidotransferase component TrpG/anthranilate phosphoribosyltransferase TrpD, translated as MANILFIDNIDSFTYNLVDQLRNSKHCVTVYRNTIPADVIIEKLSQMQNPILMLSPGPGTPSEAGSMPELLKRLKGKLPIIGICLGHQAIVESYGGSIVPAGDILHGKASLIEHDEQAMFAGLPNPLPVARYHSLKGENIPKTLTINALGNNIVMAVRNDEDRVCGFQFHPESILTIQGVKLLEQTIAWALNPPQKIAEPNQQKAIVDKQEYNIQPILNKLYLGQTITQEESKILFNLIIQGKIEPTVLATAIISMKVRGEKPDEIAGAAQALLENADSFDIPDYDFTDIVGTGGDGTNSINISTASAFVAAALGYKVAKHGNRGVSSKSGSSDVLSALGIKLNMPAEASRKALDELGVCFLFAQQYHSGFRHAAPVRQQLKTRTIFNVLGPLINPSRPKRILLGVYHPDLIQPIAETLKMLNYTHAYVVHGAGMDEVAIHGATQVGEVKNGEIRYFTLTPEDFGLPTYTVKDIEGGTPEMNRDMLIAILQGHGKPAHEAAIAVNVAMLMSLFGQADIKQNAKRAIDMMHSGKSYELLQKLAAR; from the coding sequence ATGGCTAATATCTTATTTATTGATAATATTGATTCATTTACTTATAACTTGGTTGATCAATTACGTAATAGCAAACATTGTGTGACTGTCTATCGTAATACGATTCCTGCCGATGTGATTATTGAAAAATTATCACAAATGCAAAATCCTATTTTAATGTTATCTCCAGGTCCTGGCACACCAAGCGAAGCGGGCTCTATGCCTGAACTGTTAAAACGGTTAAAAGGTAAATTACCAATCATTGGTATTTGCCTTGGGCATCAAGCTATTGTTGAATCCTATGGCGGCAGTATTGTGCCGGCGGGTGATATTTTACATGGTAAGGCATCGCTTATTGAGCATGATGAGCAAGCGATGTTTGCAGGGTTGCCTAATCCATTGCCCGTTGCGCGTTATCATTCTTTAAAAGGTGAGAATATTCCCAAAACGCTCACGATTAATGCACTTGGCAACAATATTGTAATGGCTGTGCGCAATGATGAGGATCGAGTTTGTGGTTTTCAGTTTCATCCGGAATCGATTTTAACCATTCAAGGTGTAAAACTGTTAGAGCAAACCATAGCTTGGGCACTTAATCCACCACAAAAAATAGCCGAACCTAATCAGCAAAAAGCAATTGTTGATAAACAAGAATACAATATTCAACCAATATTAAATAAGTTGTATTTAGGCCAAACAATTACGCAGGAAGAAAGCAAAATACTTTTCAACCTCATCATTCAAGGTAAAATTGAGCCAACGGTATTAGCAACGGCTATCATCAGTATGAAAGTGCGTGGCGAAAAACCAGATGAAATTGCGGGAGCAGCGCAGGCTTTACTTGAAAATGCAGATAGTTTTGATATACCTGATTATGATTTTACCGATATAGTCGGTACAGGTGGGGATGGTACGAACAGTATTAATATTTCAACCGCCAGTGCCTTTGTAGCCGCTGCATTGGGTTATAAAGTGGCAAAACATGGTAATCGTGGCGTGTCGAGCAAATCGGGATCTTCTGATGTGTTATCTGCTTTGGGAATTAAATTAAATATGCCAGCCGAAGCATCACGTAAAGCCCTAGATGAATTAGGTGTTTGCTTCTTGTTTGCCCAGCAGTATCATTCAGGGTTCCGTCATGCAGCGCCAGTACGACAACAGTTAAAAACACGTACTATTTTTAATGTATTAGGACCATTGATTAATCCTTCTCGTCCTAAACGTATTTTACTAGGGGTTTATCATCCTGATTTGATCCAACCTATTGCAGAAACATTAAAAATGCTTAACTATACTCATGCTTATGTGGTACACGGGGCAGGGATGGATGAGGTAGCGATTCATGGTGCTACCCAAGTGGGTGAAGTTAAAAACGGCGAAATTCGTTATTTTACTTTAACGCCAGAAGATTTTGGTTTACCAACTTATACAGTAAAAGATATTGAGGGCGGTACGCCAGAGATGAATCGTGATATGTTAATTGCGATTTTACAAGGTCATGGTAAACCTGCTCATGAAGCAGCAATAGCTGTCAATGTAGCGATGTTGATGAGTTTGTTTGGACAAGCTGATATTAAACAGAATGCAAAACGCGCGATCGATATGATGCATAGCGGTAAATCTTACGAGTTATTGCAGAAGTTAGCAGCAAGATAA
- the trpCF gene encoding bifunctional indole-3-glycerol-phosphate synthase TrpC/phosphoribosylanthranilate isomerase TrpF, whose amino-acid sequence MVIAALTKNVEMATVLKKIIHDKQIWLSQQQAAKPLATFKSNVKPSDRDFYQALNQAKTAFILECKKASPSKGLIRDDFDPAEIAKIYKNYASAISVLTDEKYFQGHFEFLPIVRKEVTQPVLCKDFIIDEYQIYLARYYQADAILLMLSVVTDDEYQQLSEVAHRLNMGVLTEASTESEVERAIKLGAKVIGINNRNLRDLTVDLNRVKNLSKTIPDDRIVISESGIYTHNQVKDLRQYAKGFLIGSALMSEPNLDLAIRKVVLGENKVCGLTRAEDAVNVYQAGAVYGGLIFVSSSPRYIQPNKARSVMSAAPLNWVGVFKNQNIDEVCQIAEQLSLYAVQLHGKEDADYIQALREKLPLTCQIWKALSIDGTVPEHHNPLVSRYVFDNGAGGTGKSFDWSLLENHELSNVILAGGINPENIKLAIATSVIGVDLNSGVEQSPGIKDKQKINAVFEQI is encoded by the coding sequence ATGGTAATTGCAGCATTAACCAAAAATGTTGAAATGGCAACAGTATTAAAAAAGATCATTCATGATAAGCAGATTTGGTTATCTCAGCAGCAAGCAGCTAAACCACTTGCAACTTTTAAATCGAATGTGAAACCCAGTGATCGTGATTTTTATCAAGCTTTAAATCAAGCTAAAACGGCGTTTATTTTGGAGTGCAAAAAGGCTTCGCCGTCTAAAGGATTAATTCGTGATGATTTTGACCCAGCCGAAATTGCTAAAATTTATAAAAATTATGCATCAGCTATTTCTGTTTTGACCGATGAAAAATATTTTCAAGGTCATTTTGAATTTTTACCGATTGTACGTAAAGAGGTGACACAACCTGTACTTTGTAAGGATTTTATTATTGATGAATACCAAATTTATTTGGCTCGTTATTATCAAGCTGATGCCATTTTATTAATGCTGTCAGTCGTGACAGATGATGAGTATCAACAGTTAAGTGAGGTTGCTCATCGACTTAATATGGGCGTTTTAACCGAAGCGAGTACTGAAAGCGAAGTAGAACGAGCAATTAAATTAGGAGCTAAAGTTATTGGCATTAATAATCGTAATTTGCGCGATCTTACCGTAGATTTAAATCGAGTTAAGAATTTATCGAAAACGATTCCTGACGATCGCATTGTTATTAGCGAGTCAGGAATTTATACTCATAATCAAGTAAAGGATCTGCGTCAGTATGCCAAAGGCTTTTTAATTGGCAGCGCGTTGATGTCAGAGCCTAATTTAGATTTAGCCATTCGCAAAGTCGTGTTGGGTGAAAATAAAGTCTGTGGTTTAACTCGTGCCGAAGATGCGGTCAATGTTTACCAAGCAGGAGCAGTATATGGCGGGTTGATTTTTGTTAGCAGTTCACCGCGTTATATTCAACCCAATAAAGCCCGCAGTGTGATGTCGGCGGCACCTCTTAATTGGGTGGGCGTTTTTAAAAACCAAAACATTGATGAAGTATGTCAAATTGCTGAGCAGTTATCTCTTTACGCCGTGCAACTGCATGGTAAAGAAGATGCTGACTACATACAAGCTTTACGCGAAAAGCTACCTTTAACCTGCCAAATTTGGAAAGCACTAAGTATTGATGGCACAGTCCCAGAGCATCATAATCCATTAGTTTCACGTTATGTCTTTGACAATGGTGCGGGTGGAACAGGTAAAAGTTTTGATTGGTCATTACTTGAGAATCATGAGTTAAGTAATGTGATTTTAGCTGGAGGCATCAATCCAGAAAATATTAAGTTAGCTATTGCAACCAGTGTGATTGGGGTTGATCTCAATTCAGGAGTTGAACAGTCGCCTGGCATCAAAGATAAACAGAAAATCAACGCAGTATTTGAACAAATTTAA
- the trpB gene encoding tryptophan synthase subunit beta, whose amino-acid sequence MSKLNPYFGEFGGQYVPQILMPVLEQLEQAFLSAIHDPNFQKEFNDLLINYAGRPTALTLCKNLTAGTKTKLYLKREDLVHGGAHKTNQVLGQALLAKRMGKTEIIAETGAGQHGVASALACALLGLKCRIYMGAKDVQRQAPNVFRMRLMGATVIPVETGSATLKDACNEALRDWSGSYEHAHYMLGTAAGPHPFPTIVREFQQMISREAKQQILEREGRLPDAVIACVGGGSNAIGMFANFIDDKSVKLIGVEPGGHGIESGEHGASLKHGKLGIYFGMKTPMMQTDEGQIEESYSISAGLDFPAVGPQHAYLDSIGRAQYVSITDDEALDAFKELSRHEGIIPALESSHALAYAMKMIKENPDKEQLLIVNLSGRGDKDIFTVYDVLKAKGEIQ is encoded by the coding sequence ATGTCTAAATTAAATCCTTATTTTGGTGAGTTTGGTGGGCAATATGTCCCCCAAATATTAATGCCTGTACTAGAACAACTTGAGCAAGCTTTTTTATCAGCGATACATGATCCAAATTTCCAAAAAGAATTCAATGATCTATTAATTAATTATGCCGGTCGACCAACTGCGCTGACATTATGTAAAAATTTAACTGCGGGCACTAAAACTAAACTTTATTTAAAACGAGAAGATTTAGTGCATGGTGGGGCACACAAGACCAATCAAGTATTAGGTCAAGCTTTACTGGCTAAACGCATGGGTAAAACTGAAATTATTGCCGAAACTGGAGCAGGGCAGCATGGTGTTGCTTCAGCTTTAGCTTGTGCGCTATTAGGCTTAAAATGCCGAATCTATATGGGCGCAAAAGATGTTCAACGTCAAGCACCTAATGTCTTTAGAATGCGACTAATGGGCGCCACAGTGATTCCGGTTGAAACAGGTTCAGCAACGTTGAAAGATGCCTGTAATGAAGCGCTACGCGATTGGTCTGGTAGCTATGAACACGCTCACTATATGCTTGGTACAGCAGCGGGTCCACATCCTTTCCCAACTATTGTGCGTGAATTTCAACAAATGATCAGCCGTGAAGCTAAACAGCAAATTTTAGAGCGTGAAGGCCGTCTGCCTGATGCTGTTATTGCTTGTGTTGGTGGAGGATCTAATGCGATTGGTATGTTTGCTAACTTTATTGATGATAAATCCGTTAAATTAATTGGTGTTGAGCCCGGCGGGCATGGTATTGAAAGTGGCGAGCATGGCGCTTCATTAAAACATGGCAAGTTAGGTATCTATTTTGGAATGAAAACCCCAATGATGCAGACTGACGAAGGACAAATTGAAGAGTCTTATTCAATTTCAGCAGGACTTGATTTTCCAGCAGTGGGCCCACAACATGCTTATTTAGATAGCATTGGTCGAGCGCAATACGTTTCGATTACTGACGATGAAGCACTTGATGCGTTTAAAGAATTATCCCGTCATGAAGGAATTATCCCCGCACTTGAATCATCACATGCATTAGCCTACGCGATGAAAATGATTAAAGAAAACCCAGACAAAGAACAACTATTAATTGTTAACTTATCTGGTCGTGGTGATAAAGATATATTTACTGTTTATGATGTTTTAAAAGCAAAAGGAGAAATACAATGA
- the trpA gene encoding tryptophan synthase subunit alpha: protein MSRYQKLFATLAAEKRGAFVPFVPVGDPTPDLSLEIIQTLIDAGADALELGIPFSDPMADGPTIQNANIRAFKGGISVEKSFEILSKIRKQNADIPIGLLIYANLVFKNGIDNFYAKCAKAGVDSVLIADLPVEYAPEFTDSAEKHGIDPIFICPPNADDEVIKNIAKQGKGYTYLVSRAGVTGTENRANKPLTHLLDKLHEYGAPPAIQGFGISEPFQVSEAIKSGAAGAIAGSATVKIIEHNLDNTDKMLSELASFVKTMKQATSK from the coding sequence ATGAGCCGTTATCAAAAACTGTTTGCAACTTTAGCAGCGGAAAAACGTGGTGCATTTGTTCCTTTTGTACCGGTTGGCGATCCAACACCTGATCTTTCGCTAGAAATTATCCAAACCTTGATTGATGCAGGTGCTGACGCCTTAGAATTAGGTATCCCATTTTCAGATCCAATGGCCGATGGTCCAACCATTCAAAATGCTAATATTCGTGCTTTTAAAGGTGGTATTAGCGTTGAAAAATCGTTTGAAATTTTAAGTAAAATAAGAAAGCAAAATGCTGATATCCCAATAGGTTTGCTTATTTATGCTAATTTGGTGTTCAAAAATGGTATTGATAACTTCTATGCTAAATGTGCCAAAGCGGGCGTCGATTCAGTATTAATTGCTGATTTACCTGTGGAATATGCACCAGAATTTACCGATTCTGCTGAAAAACATGGAATTGACCCAATATTTATTTGTCCGCCTAATGCAGATGATGAAGTGATAAAGAATATTGCTAAACAAGGTAAAGGTTATACTTATTTGGTCTCGCGTGCAGGCGTAACAGGTACTGAAAATCGTGCTAATAAACCTTTAACCCATTTACTTGATAAATTGCATGAATATGGTGCTCCGCCAGCGATTCAAGGATTTGGTATTTCTGAACCGTTTCAAGTCAGTGAAGCCATTAAATCGGGTGCTGCTGGGGCTATCGCGGGTTCGGCTACAGTTAAAATTATTGAGCATAATCTGGATAACACAGATAAAATGCTGAGTGAATTAGCGAGCTTTGTTAAAACGATGAAACAGGCGACAAGCAAGTAA
- the rimP gene encoding ribosome maturation factor RimP, whose translation MANIEQQLTDIIQEPVNALGFELVGVEYIRGRYPVLRVYIDNENGITVDDCADVSRQISAVLDVEDPIKDAYNLEVSSPGMDRPLFTLEHYQRFIGEEVTISLRIPVANRRKWKGRIKSIDNDMITLTVEDNDEVFAFSNIQKANIVPNFNLK comes from the coding sequence TTGGCTAATATAGAACAGCAATTAACTGATATCATTCAAGAACCAGTAAATGCACTTGGTTTTGAGTTAGTTGGCGTTGAATACATTCGTGGTCGTTATCCTGTACTTCGAGTCTATATTGATAATGAAAATGGTATAACTGTTGATGATTGTGCTGATGTTAGCCGACAAATTAGCGCAGTACTTGATGTTGAAGACCCTATCAAAGACGCCTATAACCTTGAAGTTTCATCGCCAGGTATGGATAGACCTCTGTTTACGCTTGAACATTATCAACGCTTTATTGGTGAAGAAGTCACTATTAGTTTACGTATTCCTGTTGCAAATCGTCGCAAGTGGAAAGGTAGGATAAAATCCATTGATAATGACATGATTACATTAACGGTGGAAGATAATGATGAAGTGTTTGCTTTTAGTAATATACAGAAAGCAAACATAGTACCTAATTTTAACCTTAAATAG
- the nusA gene encoding transcription termination factor NusA — MNKEILAVVEAVSNEKALTRDKIFEALETALATATKKKQNVDIDVIVKIDHKTGDYDTFRRWHVVSDVSQPTKEITLEAAQYEDPSVQLGDYVQEQIESVAFDRITTQTAKQVIVQKVREAERAMVIDMFRNRIGEIVTGIVKKTNRDSVILDLGNNADAMMLRHDMLPRENFRIGDRVRGILYLVEQDNKPAQLCISRSNPEMMEELFRIEVPEIGEEMIDIKGVARDPGSRAKIAVSSNDRRIDPVGACVGMRGARVQAVSNEFGGERIDIVLWDDNPAQYVINAMAPADVVSIVVDEDKHTMDVAVNADTLPQAIGRNGQNIRLASQLTGWTLNVMSTEDLQEKHHAESFASISNFMKHLDIEEDLAQLLVEEGFTSLEELAYVPVDELLEIEELNEELVEALRSRAKDALTTMALATSGDKRPAQDLLDLAGMTQELAYQLAQHDVTTLEDLAEQGTDDLADIEGLTSKQAGDFIMAARNICWFANE; from the coding sequence ATGAATAAAGAAATTTTAGCTGTTGTTGAAGCAGTATCAAATGAAAAAGCACTAACGCGTGACAAAATTTTTGAAGCGCTAGAAACAGCATTAGCAACAGCCACTAAAAAGAAACAGAATGTGGATATTGACGTTATTGTAAAAATCGACCATAAAACAGGCGATTATGACACATTCCGTCGTTGGCATGTTGTGAGTGATGTCTCTCAACCAACGAAAGAAATAACATTAGAAGCAGCACAATATGAAGATCCATCAGTACAACTCGGTGATTATGTTCAAGAACAGATTGAATCAGTAGCATTTGACCGTATTACTACCCAAACAGCGAAACAAGTTATTGTACAAAAAGTACGTGAAGCTGAGCGAGCCATGGTAATTGACATGTTCAGAAATCGCATTGGTGAAATCGTAACGGGTATTGTCAAGAAAACTAACCGTGATAGTGTAATTCTTGATTTAGGTAATAATGCCGATGCAATGATGTTACGTCATGACATGTTACCACGTGAAAACTTTCGTATTGGTGACCGTGTTCGTGGTATTTTATACCTTGTTGAACAAGATAACAAACCAGCACAACTTTGTATCAGTCGTTCTAACCCTGAGATGATGGAAGAATTATTCCGTATCGAAGTACCAGAAATTGGTGAAGAGATGATTGATATTAAAGGTGTTGCTCGTGATCCAGGATCGCGTGCCAAAATTGCAGTTAGCAGCAATGACCGTCGTATTGATCCAGTCGGTGCTTGTGTTGGTATGCGTGGTGCACGTGTTCAAGCGGTATCAAATGAATTTGGTGGTGAGCGAATCGATATTGTTTTATGGGATGATAACCCAGCACAATACGTAATTAACGCTATGGCGCCTGCAGATGTGGTGTCAATCGTTGTTGATGAAGATAAACATACTATGGATGTCGCCGTTAATGCCGATACGTTGCCACAGGCAATTGGTCGAAATGGGCAAAATATTCGTTTAGCATCACAGCTTACGGGCTGGACATTAAATGTTATGAGTACCGAAGATTTACAAGAAAAACATCATGCAGAATCTTTTGCTTCAATTAGTAATTTCATGAAGCATTTAGATATTGAAGAAGATCTTGCACAACTATTAGTTGAAGAAGGATTTACTTCATTGGAAGAACTTGCTTATGTACCTGTTGATGAATTACTTGAAATTGAAGAACTTAATGAAGAACTTGTTGAAGCATTAAGAAGTCGAGCAAAGGATGCATTAACCACAATGGCATTAGCGACGAGTGGTGACAAAAGACCTGCTCAAGATTTATTAGATTTGGCAGGTATGACACAAGAATTGGCCTATCAATTAGCACAACATGACGTAACTACTTTGGAAGATTTAGCTGAACAAGGTACCGACGATCTAGCCGACATTGAAGGTTTAACAAGCAAACAAGCTGGCGATTTTATTATGGCTGCACGTAATATTTGTTGGTTTGCAAATGAATAA